A single window of Nicoliella spurrieriana DNA harbors:
- a CDS encoding aldehyde dehydrogenase family protein: MIDSVDLMINDLVENGQTALNQMDGFNQFKVNQIVEAMVNAGMKHSRDLAEQAYAETKRGVAEDKWTKNLFATGRIWAEIKEHQTVGVIDKDDQRKTITVAEPLGVLAGITPVTNPTSTTMFKAIIAMKTKNPIVFSFHPQAMKSSEAAARVMLDAAVSAGAPKNAIQWIEKPSIAATDKLINHPGIASTLATGGPAMVKAAYSTGKPALGVGPGNGPLYVEASADQESAVKAILFSKTFDNGMICATENSIIIDDAIYDQFKAKLAAAGVFFVKKEDQPRLEETMFNPKTGGVNGPIPGQSAIKIAEQAGIEVPENTKVLAAELAGVGSKYLLSGEKLSPVVSVYRAQNHADGFKIADQLLHYGGMGHTAAIRTTNNDVAMAYGIAMKACRILVNTPCATGGIGGVNNGLLPSLTLGTGSWGANSIDHNVTDYDLINKRIIAFPVDNPAWNRLIQDK, from the coding sequence ATGATTGATTCTGTAGACCTAATGATTAATGATTTAGTTGAGAATGGACAGACCGCGCTTAACCAAATGGATGGTTTTAATCAATTTAAGGTAAATCAAATTGTTGAAGCGATGGTTAATGCTGGAATGAAACACAGTCGTGATTTGGCTGAGCAAGCATACGCTGAGACTAAGCGGGGCGTTGCTGAAGATAAATGGACAAAAAATTTATTTGCAACTGGCCGGATCTGGGCTGAAATTAAGGAACATCAAACGGTTGGAGTCATTGACAAGGATGATCAGCGGAAAACAATTACCGTTGCGGAACCGCTAGGCGTATTGGCTGGAATTACACCGGTTACGAACCCAACTTCTACAACCATGTTCAAAGCAATCATTGCAATGAAGACCAAAAATCCGATTGTATTTAGTTTCCATCCCCAAGCGATGAAGTCCTCTGAAGCTGCTGCAAGGGTAATGCTTGATGCAGCAGTGAGTGCCGGTGCTCCAAAGAATGCAATTCAATGGATTGAAAAGCCAAGCATTGCAGCTACTGATAAGTTAATTAATCATCCGGGGATCGCTAGTACACTTGCTACTGGTGGTCCTGCAATGGTCAAGGCAGCATACTCAACTGGGAAGCCAGCATTAGGAGTCGGTCCAGGCAATGGGCCCCTCTACGTTGAAGCTAGTGCTGATCAGGAAAGTGCAGTAAAAGCCATTCTCTTTTCTAAGACATTTGATAATGGAATGATCTGTGCAACTGAAAACAGTATCATTATTGATGATGCAATCTACGACCAATTTAAGGCCAAACTTGCGGCTGCTGGAGTCTTCTTTGTAAAAAAAGAAGACCAACCCCGCTTAGAAGAAACTATGTTTAATCCTAAGACTGGTGGGGTGAACGGTCCGATTCCGGGACAAAGTGCAATTAAGATTGCTGAGCAAGCTGGAATTGAAGTCCCTGAGAACACAAAGGTGCTTGCAGCTGAACTAGCTGGGGTCGGAAGTAAATACTTACTATCTGGCGAAAAGCTTTCACCAGTTGTTTCAGTTTATCGGGCCCAAAATCATGCTGACGGTTTTAAAATTGCCGATCAACTATTGCATTATGGTGGAATGGGCCATACTGCTGCAATTCGGACAACTAATAATGATGTTGCAATGGCATATGGGATTGCAATGAAAGCGTGTCGAATCTTAGTGAATACTCCATGTGCTACTGGTGGAATCGGTGGAGTTAATAATGGATTGCTTCCTTCATTAACATTGGGAACTGGTTCATGGGGTGCTAATTCAATCGATCATAATGTGACTGATTATGACCTAATTAATAAGCGTATTATTGCATTTCCGGTTGATAACCCAGCTTGGAATCGATTAATTCAAGATAAATAA
- the nrdD gene encoding anaerobic ribonucleoside-triphosphate reductase, which yields MHSKNLNQITIIKNSGDKTPFFRYKLDYLFGQLSLNADLQNQFYQELFKHVNNQNELKSSVIRETFNNIMNNNHLIDAQRKYQSYYEQDQLMWEKSIDIDRNIKKLFNKNSRVIHENANKDSNVFNTQRDLQAGRSSKAIGLRMLPPLVAKAHLRGDIHWHDLDYSPATPETNCCLVDFKTMLNHGFKIGNAKVASPKSIQTATAQVAQIIANVASLQYGGISFDRADEVLAPFAKLNYQKHIREAQKWVTPEKHAEYARERTQKDIYDAMQALEYEINTLYSSQGQTPFTTVSFGLGTNWFEREIQKDIFRIRIKGLGVEKRTAIFPKLTFALKRGLNLNPGDPNYDIKQLAVDCSTKRMYPDILNYDKLTEITGNFKAPMGCRSFLPKWVDDDGNEVNAGRMNLGVVTVNLPRIALYANGDQEQFWTIFKDKMRIVHQALAYRIKRCTEAKPANAPLLYKYGAFGKQLSDDDSVDELFNHERATVSVGYIGLYEVGASFFGPDWERNQQAHLFTVEIVKQLNLLCQKWSKQSGYHYSLYSTPAESLTDTFCQDDIKKFGKVAAITDKEYYTNSFHYDVRKSPTPFDKLTFEEAYPHYASAGFIHYCEYPNLKQNPKALEAVWDWAYDHVGYLGTNTSIDQCFKCGFRGDFNATARGFVCPQCGNHDPKYCDVVKRTCGYLGNPQARPMVHGRHQEISARVKNMTGGMIRNAAEHEKAKQSDSQRMARE from the coding sequence ATGCATTCTAAAAATTTAAATCAAATTACGATCATTAAAAATAGTGGTGACAAAACACCATTTTTTAGATACAAATTAGACTATCTATTTGGTCAATTGTCACTCAATGCTGATTTACAAAATCAGTTCTATCAAGAGTTATTTAAGCACGTTAATAATCAAAATGAATTAAAATCTTCAGTTATTCGTGAAACATTTAACAATATTATGAACAATAACCACTTAATTGATGCACAACGAAAATATCAAAGTTATTATGAACAAGACCAGTTGATGTGGGAAAAATCAATTGATATTGATCGTAATATTAAAAAGCTATTTAATAAAAATTCAAGAGTAATTCATGAGAATGCAAATAAGGACAGTAATGTTTTTAATACCCAACGTGATTTACAAGCTGGCCGCTCTAGCAAGGCAATTGGCTTAAGGATGTTACCGCCGTTAGTTGCTAAAGCCCATCTTCGTGGTGATATTCATTGGCACGATTTAGATTATTCTCCGGCGACTCCTGAAACTAATTGTTGTTTAGTTGACTTTAAAACAATGTTGAATCACGGCTTTAAAATTGGGAATGCGAAGGTCGCATCCCCAAAGTCAATTCAGACTGCTACCGCCCAAGTGGCTCAAATTATCGCTAATGTTGCCTCATTACAGTATGGTGGCATTTCTTTCGACCGAGCTGATGAAGTGTTGGCACCATTTGCAAAATTAAACTATCAAAAACATATCCGAGAAGCTCAGAAATGGGTTACTCCTGAAAAGCATGCTGAGTATGCAAGGGAGCGAACTCAAAAGGATATTTATGATGCAATGCAGGCATTAGAATATGAAATTAATACGCTATATTCATCCCAGGGGCAAACGCCGTTTACAACCGTTAGTTTTGGCTTAGGGACGAATTGGTTCGAGCGCGAGATTCAAAAAGATATTTTTCGAATTCGGATTAAGGGCTTAGGGGTTGAAAAACGAACAGCCATTTTCCCTAAACTGACATTTGCTTTAAAACGGGGATTAAATTTAAATCCGGGTGACCCGAATTATGATATTAAGCAATTAGCAGTGGATTGCTCGACTAAGCGGATGTATCCCGATATTTTAAATTATGATAAATTGACAGAGATTACCGGAAACTTTAAAGCCCCGATGGGGTGCCGCTCGTTTCTACCTAAATGGGTGGATGATGATGGAAATGAAGTTAACGCTGGCCGGATGAATCTAGGGGTAGTTACCGTTAACCTACCACGCATTGCTTTATATGCTAATGGAGATCAAGAACAATTTTGGACCATTTTTAAGGATAAAATGCGAATTGTTCACCAAGCATTAGCGTATCGAATTAAGCGGTGTACGGAAGCTAAACCAGCGAATGCGCCATTACTTTATAAATACGGAGCATTTGGGAAGCAACTTAGTGATGACGATAGTGTTGACGAATTATTTAACCATGAACGAGCAACGGTCTCAGTTGGCTACATTGGACTATATGAGGTGGGAGCCAGTTTCTTTGGTCCTGATTGGGAGCGAAATCAGCAGGCGCATTTATTTACGGTTGAAATTGTAAAACAACTGAACCTGCTCTGCCAGAAGTGGTCAAAGCAAAGTGGCTATCACTATAGTTTATACTCGACCCCTGCTGAATCATTAACTGACACTTTCTGCCAGGATGATATCAAAAAATTTGGCAAAGTGGCTGCAATAACGGATAAGGAATACTATACAAATAGCTTTCACTACGATGTTAGAAAAAGCCCGACTCCATTTGATAAATTGACGTTCGAAGAGGCATATCCACACTATGCATCGGCAGGATTTATTCATTACTGCGAATATCCGAATCTAAAACAAAATCCTAAGGCCTTAGAAGCAGTTTGGGATTGGGCATATGATCACGTTGGCTACCTAGGGACGAATACTTCGATTGACCAGTGCTTTAAGTGTGGGTTTAGGGGTGACTTTAATGCAACTGCCCGGGGGTTTGTTTGCCCACAATGTGGTAATCATGATCCGAAGTACTGTGATGTAGTTAAAAGAACCTGTGGATACCTAGGAAATCCGCAAGCGCGCCCAATGGTTCACGGAAGACACCAAGAAATATCAGCCCGTGTAAAGAATATGACAGGAGGAATGATCAGAAATGCCGCAGAACATGAGAAAGCCAAACAATCCGACTCCCAAAGAATGGCTCGCGAATAA
- a CDS encoding PLP-dependent aminotransferase family protein yields the protein MTFEYSKRVPHNDNDVVGEILEAAANPAVISFAGGLPAPELFPVEGMKKAADTVFDNEGQTALQYSNAVGETVLREEIVKLMTDRGVDTSVEHVGVTTGSEQSIDLLAKMFVNPGDTVIVEEPTYLCTLDVFRSYGANIVGVEMDENGMRMDKFEEALKAHPEAKLVYTIPTFQNPTGRTMSVDRRKKFVELANKYDLLVMEDDPYGAIRYEGEELPPLKKFDTQDRVVYMSTFSKILAPGMRLGWIVCNVDVLSNFVVMKQSADLHSDNLSQHIIATFLKQNDVYEHIKKISDLYRHRFELMLDYIKKEFPADAKHSHPEGGMFIWIELPGEVDTMELFKTCVEHNVAFVPGDAFYPNKPKMGTFRLNFSNVDDETIEVGMKRLGTALKEALEATK from the coding sequence ATGACATTTGAATATTCAAAGCGAGTACCACATAACGATAACGACGTGGTTGGTGAAATTTTGGAAGCTGCAGCTAATCCAGCAGTTATTTCATTTGCCGGTGGTTTACCTGCACCTGAACTATTCCCAGTTGAAGGAATGAAGAAGGCGGCTGACACAGTCTTCGATAACGAAGGTCAGACCGCCTTACAATATAGTAACGCTGTCGGTGAAACGGTATTAAGAGAAGAAATTGTGAAGTTAATGACAGATCGTGGTGTTGATACTTCAGTTGAACACGTCGGGGTCACTACTGGTTCTGAACAATCAATTGATTTATTAGCAAAAATGTTTGTTAACCCTGGAGATACCGTTATCGTCGAAGAACCTACATATTTATGTACATTAGACGTGTTCCGTAGTTACGGGGCAAATATTGTTGGTGTCGAAATGGATGAAAATGGAATGAGAATGGATAAGTTCGAAGAAGCGCTAAAAGCTCATCCAGAAGCGAAGTTAGTTTACACCATTCCTACGTTCCAAAACCCAACTGGTCGAACAATGTCAGTTGATCGACGGAAGAAATTCGTTGAATTAGCTAATAAATATGATTTATTAGTAATGGAAGATGACCCTTACGGAGCCATCAGATACGAAGGGGAAGAATTACCACCATTAAAGAAATTTGATACTCAAGACCGGGTGGTTTATATGAGTACTTTCTCTAAGATCTTAGCTCCTGGAATGCGGTTAGGTTGGATTGTATGTAACGTTGATGTTTTAAGTAACTTCGTTGTAATGAAGCAAAGTGCTGATTTACATTCAGATAACCTCAGTCAACACATTATTGCAACCTTCCTTAAACAAAATGATGTCTATGAACACATTAAAAAGATTAGTGATTTGTACCGGCACCGTTTCGAATTAATGTTAGATTACATTAAGAAGGAATTTCCTGCTGATGCTAAGCACAGTCACCCAGAAGGTGGAATGTTCATTTGGATTGAATTACCTGGTGAAGTTGACACGATGGAATTATTTAAGACCTGTGTTGAACATAACGTTGCCTTTGTTCCGGGTGATGCATTCTATCCTAATAAGCCTAAGATGGGGACCTTCAGATTGAACTTCTCAAATGTTGATGATGAAACCATCGAAGTTGGGATGAAGCGATTAGGAACTGCATTAAAAGAAGCATTAGAAGCAACTAAATAA
- a CDS encoding ParA family protein: MAKVLLHFNFKGGVGKTTMTVLDTYLLSRMGKKVLLIDMDPQSNATEIINATFDNHERPKTSFYDGLMKFDLSGSIVHITEHLDMIPSDWALSAWPGKVEKRNRHDRALILRDLIEPFRDHYDYILFDVPPTLSTFTNNAILASDYITLVLQTQRQSYTSILKTAQYMSQLRADYDAKYDVIGVILYLVKNNAKTDTEISNEAKKSFSDAVFHNHIYQQERIKVFGDEGIRDKDHWDKRALKMYQATLDEELKRIGDFNNE; this comes from the coding sequence ATGGCAAAGGTATTGCTTCATTTTAACTTTAAGGGAGGCGTGGGGAAGACCACGATGACGGTTCTGGATACATATCTGTTAAGTCGAATGGGTAAAAAGGTACTCTTAATTGATATGGATCCCCAATCAAATGCGACTGAAATTATTAACGCTACTTTTGATAATCATGAAAGACCCAAAACTTCGTTTTATGATGGTTTAATGAAATTTGATCTTTCGGGAAGTATTGTTCATATCACAGAGCATCTGGATATGATTCCATCTGATTGGGCACTAAGTGCTTGGCCTGGGAAAGTTGAAAAGCGTAACCGCCATGACCGGGCATTAATTTTAAGAGATTTAATTGAACCGTTCCGTGATCATTATGACTACATTTTATTTGATGTTCCACCAACCCTTTCGACGTTTACCAATAATGCAATTCTAGCTAGTGATTACATTACACTGGTACTACAGACGCAACGTCAATCGTACACGTCGATTTTAAAAACCGCTCAGTATATGTCACAATTGCGGGCAGATTACGATGCTAAGTATGATGTGATAGGAGTAATATTGTACCTAGTGAAAAATAATGCTAAGACTGACACTGAAATTTCGAATGAGGCAAAGAAATCATTTAGTGATGCAGTTTTTCATAATCATATTTATCAACAAGAACGCATTAAGGTATTTGGTGATGAGGGGATTCGCGACAAGGACCATTGGGATAAGCGAGCTCTAAAAATGTATCAAGCAACATTGGATGAAGAATTAAAGCGAATTGGAGATTTTAATAATGAGTAA
- a CDS encoding sulfite exporter TauE/SafE family protein, translated as MASLISYPALISVGIPPVLANASNTVALICSGISSILASLKELRGHLKEVLPITAMTAVGGLIGSIFLLNSSNAAFSKIVPFLIFFAACSILIPKRQPRNGQKASSKNTLFWEYLILGLVGIYVGYFGAGAGVIMIAVLSKISDSPYHVYNATRNAATLAANLIASIIFIFVAHVYWSAIIPLGIGLFIGGFIGPSIVRFIPTNVMRVGVGIFAFLLSFYLFIKAFF; from the coding sequence ATGGCATCGTTAATTTCGTATCCAGCTTTAATTTCAGTGGGCATCCCGCCAGTTCTAGCAAATGCTTCTAACACCGTTGCACTAATTTGTAGTGGGATTAGCTCCATTTTAGCTTCATTAAAAGAACTGCGAGGACATTTAAAAGAGGTCCTTCCAATTACTGCAATGACCGCAGTTGGTGGGCTTATCGGATCAATCTTCCTTTTGAATAGTTCAAATGCAGCGTTTTCAAAAATCGTTCCATTTTTAATTTTCTTCGCTGCATGTTCGATTTTAATTCCCAAAAGGCAACCCCGAAATGGCCAAAAAGCTAGTTCCAAAAATACATTATTCTGGGAATACTTAATCTTAGGACTAGTTGGAATCTACGTTGGGTACTTCGGCGCTGGCGCTGGAGTCATCATGATTGCGGTCCTATCTAAAATCAGTGATAGTCCCTATCATGTTTACAACGCTACTCGAAACGCTGCTACACTAGCCGCTAATTTAATCGCTTCAATCATCTTTATTTTTGTCGCTCACGTATATTGGAGTGCGATTATTCCACTAGGGATTGGATTGTTCATCGGTGGATTTATCGGCCCATCAATTGTCCGTTTTATCCCCACTAACGTCATGAGGGTTGGGGTCGGGATTTTTGCATTTTTACTATCATTTTACCTATTTATCAAAGCATTCTTCTAG
- a CDS encoding MazG-like family protein encodes MDLNEHTKWLVDFYKKRKWYDLSPEIRMNFLIEEVGELARAIRAEEIGRDHPGEAPQSKSQKDDNLHEELADVFDQLLIICSKYGINPASLMDDSENKLHRRWNE; translated from the coding sequence ATTGATCTAAATGAACACACAAAGTGGTTAGTTGATTTTTATAAGAAGCGCAAATGGTATGATTTATCGCCTGAAATTAGAATGAATTTTTTAATTGAAGAAGTTGGTGAATTAGCGAGGGCAATTCGGGCAGAAGAAATCGGTCGTGACCATCCCGGCGAGGCCCCGCAAAGTAAATCCCAGAAGGATGATAATTTACATGAAGAGTTAGCAGATGTTTTTGATCAATTGTTAATTATATGTAGTAAGTATGGGATTAACCCGGCTAGTTTAATGGATGATAGTGAAAACAAGCTTCACCGTCGTTGGAATGAATAA
- a CDS encoding YczE/YyaS/YitT family protein: MADTNAASNQLEDNNVKQLKNKFINIILKSLMSFVGIAILSMGAAFLKQANLGMDPFTAMNIGFSNTLHMELGSFQLMVNIGMFILVLIFGRKQIGIGTILNMVLVGYEIQWFSSLYGLIFPHGSGIYVVIVDVIAGLLLFTLGTSIYTSPSLGAAPYDAIAPIFSSRLHIKYQLVRNIQDITFMVIAFFAHGAVGILTLVVAFFAGPLINYWNEHFSQQMVYHIDHFSAEPTIKNASSGIAGVGKMGYSMVVHAYQQTNFVEQHLSGYSDEELIELTHNTQRSIEKSVRLQRNLQTRLNALNEEARKRHIKIPKLEESDELNLK; this comes from the coding sequence TTGGCAGATACTAATGCTGCCAGCAACCAATTGGAGGATAACAACGTAAAACAACTCAAAAATAAATTTATCAATATTATTTTAAAATCATTAATGTCGTTTGTTGGAATTGCAATTCTTTCAATGGGGGCTGCGTTCTTAAAACAGGCTAATTTAGGGATGGATCCATTCACTGCGATGAATATTGGATTTTCCAATACATTACACATGGAGTTGGGTTCATTTCAATTAATGGTTAATATTGGAATGTTCATTCTGGTGTTAATTTTTGGTCGAAAGCAAATTGGGATTGGAACCATTTTAAACATGGTGTTAGTTGGATATGAAATTCAATGGTTCTCTTCTTTGTACGGCCTTATTTTTCCACATGGTTCAGGAATTTACGTTGTCATTGTCGATGTGATTGCTGGATTGCTTCTATTTACACTTGGAACATCCATTTACACCTCCCCATCATTAGGGGCTGCCCCATATGATGCAATTGCGCCCATTTTTTCTAGTCGATTGCATATTAAATATCAATTAGTTAGAAACATTCAGGATATTACATTTATGGTAATTGCGTTTTTTGCCCATGGTGCGGTTGGTATTTTGACGTTAGTCGTTGCCTTCTTTGCTGGTCCCCTTATCAACTATTGGAACGAACACTTTAGTCAACAAATGGTTTATCATATTGATCACTTTAGTGCTGAACCAACGATCAAAAACGCTAGTTCAGGAATTGCTGGTGTTGGTAAAATGGGTTATAGCATGGTGGTCCATGCTTACCAACAAACCAATTTCGTTGAACAGCATTTATCTGGGTATTCAGATGAAGAGTTAATTGAATTAACCCATAACACGCAAAGATCAATTGAAAAATCAGTTAGGTTACAGCGTAATTTACAAACTCGTCTAAATGCATTAAATGAAGAAGCGAGAAAGCGGCATATTAAAATTCCTAAATTAGAGGAATCCGATGAATTAAATCTAAAATAA
- the nrdG gene encoding anaerobic ribonucleoside-triphosphate reductase activating protein, whose amino-acid sequence MPQNMRKPNNPTPKEWLANKVSLEYIADYKPFNFVDGEGIRCSLYVSGCLFNCPGCYNVAAQNFHYGQPYTQELENQIIEDMRKPYVQGLTLLGGEPFLNTQVCLKLCKRIRKEFGDHKDIWSWSGYTWEELMQESYDKLRLLSLIDILVDGRFLESQKDLTLQFRGSANQRIIDVPKSLAQNRVVIWDRLVH is encoded by the coding sequence ATGCCGCAGAACATGAGAAAGCCAAACAATCCGACTCCCAAAGAATGGCTCGCGAATAAAGTTAGTCTAGAATATATTGCTGATTACAAACCATTTAATTTTGTAGATGGTGAGGGTATTCGGTGTAGTTTATACGTGAGTGGGTGCCTATTTAATTGTCCAGGCTGTTATAATGTAGCAGCGCAAAACTTTCATTATGGTCAACCATATACGCAGGAATTGGAAAATCAGATTATTGAAGATATGCGTAAACCGTACGTCCAGGGGTTAACATTACTAGGCGGTGAACCATTTTTAAATACACAAGTTTGTCTAAAACTTTGTAAACGGATTCGCAAGGAATTTGGGGATCATAAGGATATTTGGTCTTGGAGTGGTTATACATGGGAAGAATTAATGCAGGAATCCTATGATAAATTAAGGCTACTGTCCTTGATTGATATTTTAGTAGATGGTCGTTTTTTAGAATCACAAAAGGACTTGACGCTGCAATTTAGGGGCAGTGCAAACCAACGGATCATTGATGTTCCTAAATCACTAGCCCAAAATCGCGTTGTGATTTGGGATCGATTAGTGCACTAA